gatagctccttctcatacttggggtgaagcagtcggtcacttacagtgctgtcgcggtctcatacatggggtgggagttgttctccagcatggagctcaccatggacagtatccttctgtactgggtccagggggctccccaggacagagctggcccttctaaccagcctgtcaatcctatttctgtccctggctgatatactgctcccccagcaggccactccaaagaagatggctgatgctaccacagagttaaaaaaggccataagaagtggcccctggactctaaaggccttcagcctcctgagcaggtagagcctgctgagGCCCTTTCTATAACCCtaccatgttgatccagaggaaggcaaaccccccccccccccccttctccctccACAAGGCAGTCACCAATTACCCCAACAGGAAACAATTCTATCCCAATACAAATATGGCAGTTAGAATACATCGCTGGATAAACGTCCCATCCCAAAATTTTATAAGCTGATTTTTTCACTTTCAATAAGGACATCCAAGTTAACAAAAAACAACATCCTATGGCAGACAGTTCCTTAGAATCAATGCTCTTATCAAAGATAACAATGGGTTGCTTTATGGTTTTTTTCAGACGTTACCTATTAGATTATCCCAACAGGGCGTGGCCTAAAAATTTGATTAGGGGAGCTCCTAGACATAATTTTGCTTGGAGCCCATTCCCATCCTAGGTAGAGTCCAGCCTTGTCTCACTTATCCCCATATTCTTCTCCTAACATCATTAGTTGTATTCCCCCATGTTAGTAGTGAGGTTTCTGGCAGTAGCATACATGTACTTTGTCATATCCCTACTAACTGTTCTTAGGCCTAGTTCTCAGTTTTACACTATCTTACCCTCATAAGCTAAaaactcctccaaccgtctagacATCTTGCTGAGTTGTTAGTTGCTCGGGATCACTGACAGTGACACATGATGACTACCccgatcatcacaccagcagtcaTGTTACTCCAGAGCAAAAGCAGGACTGAAGCGCTCATCACAAGGCCTCCATACTTGAACTTGGCTATCATGAGATCCCAAATAGAACTTGGACTcaaggcagcacggtggctcagtggttagcactgccgtcttgctgcgctggagtcctgggtttgaatcctgcctaaggcaacatctgcaaggagtttgtatgttctccctgtgtttgcttggcaaagacatactgatagtgaaataaaaaaaacttggatTCATTGCTAAGGACAACACTACTCCTGTCTAGTTTTCTTATTCATGAGAAGTCAGTGAAGATACAAGTGTCAGAGGATTATTCCTATGGtcttatattttatattctaGGGAAATTTCAAGCTGCAGATCGTTCTGGTATCATCAAAACCGCCGAAAATGTGGATGACTTCCTGGATATTAAACCTACATGGAGCAGTATGGATGTCTCACTCACTGTTCATCGTAGTTTTAGGTACACACCTGTCTGTATCTATCTAGAAGATATTCTGGATCACAGTGCTTTCATTCCTGATCATTTCCCTTCTTTTTAGGATTATTGGGCTGTTCTGCAGTGGGTTCCTATGTGGGTACACAGTGTGGAACATTGTGGTGATTTATGTTCTAGCTGGCAGCCAGTTAACCTCTCTACCTAAGCTGCTTGAAATTTACAAAGATTTGGCCTATCCATCCCAGTGCTTCCTGTATTTCCTCTTGGTCCTCAGCACAGTTTCTGCATTTGACAGGTACATTATGGGATAGATTACAGTGACTTACTCATTTCATTATTTGTACTATATATAATCCAGCAGTTTTCCATGTTCCTAGGATTGACCTGGCAAGTTTTTCAAATGCCTTCCGTGGTCTTATTACATTGGACCCATCTGCCGTGGCGTCATTCCGTAAGTAGAAATCTCTATAGTAAGGGCTTAATACATCTCTGAATCATAAGACTTCACATCCTAAGGTTTTAGGTGTACAGTTCATATTCAGACCTTTGTCTTCATGGttgcagactacaaacaaactctGTGTAGTTTTATTTTACAGCTACACACCCTTATTGGGGGATAAAGAAGAGAGTATATGACTGCACAGGTTTGTTAGTAGTCTGTAACACAGACATAGAAACACATAATTGTGCATGAGAGCTGTAGACATTAAATTGTTAGGCATTTTTATTCAAGACagattgtggggttttttttttgttttttttttaatgcctttgGTTGCAAAAGTAAACACAGTTATTAACCACTTCGGAACCGGCCAGTTTCTGATCCAGGACcaaatttttaaaagtttttttagaatgtgcagttttgagggctataatttTATCATTTGTGTTAATATCTACATCTTTTTTGGTGACgcacagggctttatttttatgtttttacttttgcacacattgaaatttttttttatatctggaaaAATATAAATCAAAGTGGGGAAAACTTGTCTGTTTTATacatttcattttctttatttCCTAGCACAAAGTGATACCAAAAAACTATatgaaatagtttttcctctccgttacagtagcttttattttgtattgtgttattttgtattgtgtctgtaaaggctagttcacacgggggcaaggaggcggattttgacagcagatttggcctcaaaatccacctccatacaatggtggtctatggagaccactagcgttcttttttctgctagcgccatgttgccgctagcagaaaaaagaagagagctgccctttcttcaggcggattccgcggctcgttgaGCAGCGGCTTCCGTTTGGCTCCCCGcggcactctcggtgccaaaatctgccccactgccccagttacaggaggaattactacagagctgatctggatcctgtaGGACCCCAGCAGCTCTAAGAGACTCtgatcccggcagatcacgtgactgccAGGTCATAGGGGAGCCGCATCATGGTGGCTTTCATAGCTCTGTATggggtacgtccttgcagaatgAGAGCCACTTCTGGACGTAAATAGTCTATGAacagtcctgaagtggttaaagtggctctatcagcaaaattatgctgatagatccccacatatgtgtgaatagccttttaaaaagccattcaggcattgctaatgttttatattaaactacccccccattttaatataatataaaaaaaaaaaatatgatgatcataccttatcgtgcacgctgggcgggcatgcatggtcctacgtcatctttagccacgcctacatcttctttcttcttgcagcgatgtccttgggtcctgtcttcctcgtcttcttctggcatcaATGCTTGTAATCTGGCGCAGTAGCcttgctactgttcccctgctactgcgccggcgcgggattacaagcaatgacgccggaagaagacgaggaagacaggacctgaggacatcactgcaagaagaaagatgatgtaggcgtggctaaagatgacatcggaccgagcatgcccgcccaccgtgcacgataagctatgattatcatattcttttttagggtattattttaaaacgaggggggggggggtagtttaatataacattagcaatgcctgaatggcctttttaaaggctattcacgcatatgtgggggctctatcagcataattttgccgatagagcccctttaagaatttaATGTTCCAATGAGTAAACGCAATATTCACAGCACCCTAAATGAATGACTTCACTGTACAGTGATAACAgtaaggccacgttcacatcCGGGTTGGAGACTTGGAGCTGCACTAGTTTATTGTACATTACATTAAAAATTGCAGACAAAAAAGTTTTATATGCAGGGCTTTTTGGGCCAGAATAACAGAACGGATCCCATTATATTCAGTAGTATCTTTTGGCCTTTGTTTGTGTCGACTGCTTTAAACATCCTGCTGTTCCGTTGTTTCCGTTATTCTGCTCCTATAACAGAGCactgatgtgaacataccctaacaaatGCAATCATCAGTATATAGCTACAGATCATTATCTGGTGTCTTCTGATAAACCTATAGACATTAGTAGGTCAATAAATTAAGGTCTCCGCCAGAATATTGGACTGTCCATATGCAGTAAATGTATAGGATTTTGTTTGCTTATGTAGTTTTACCTCTAAATGAAACATTCTCTTTTTCCAGTGTATTTTGTTGCTCTTTTTCTTGCACTAAGTCAGCAAATGACAAGTGACAGGATCAATTTCTACACCCCTCCAACGCAGAACGGCAGCTTATGGTAAGATCTTATTTTTGGCATTGTTGATTCTGTGAACAAGTAAACAATAAAGATGTTCTCATATCTTAACATGTCCATACggacttaaagggcttttcctagATTTTAAGAACATGACTACAAGGAAATGCCATGAAACAAAGAATTAATATATTCTCGTTGCAGTCCTGTCCAAATCTTCCCACCCCCAGAAAAGTAATTAAATGGGTCATCAGTACATATCAATTTGTGGGGATCCAAAAGCCagcgcccccactgatcagctatttgaaaagGCTGCAGCTTTTGGACGAGTGCCATGGCCTCTTCATTACATAACAAGAACAGCGCCATTCATTTTATTAGGCTTGCTCAGGatcgcagctcagtctcattcatttcagTTGGACTAAGCTGCAAACATACCATGTACCCCAAAAACGTGACCTCACAATCCTGTGAAGTGAAAATGAAGCTTGCACAAAGACTTTGACCTATTCATATCAGAGGATGACCCTTGACTCTCTGCCGTGGATGTGACATAACTTTTGCAGTTTGTATCACTGCTATCCTGTGATTCAGTGGGGCTAATCCTCACTTCATCTGTGCAAAATCCTCAAGGAATAAGTAATAAAAAAATCGGAACAGAAAAATGTCCAATGTATATGAGTGGGGATAAGGAAACCCCATTTACTTGGGATGTGGATTTTAGGTGAGAAATGTTGTGCGACCTTACCTTAATAGTTGTCTTActgcttgtttcttttttattcCCAGGCAAGAAAGTACAGAGTCTCAAATCCTTCAACCTTGGGTTGTTGTCAATTTGGTTGTAACTCTGCTAGTTGGCCTTGCCTGGCTATTTTTATCATGCCGACCAGACCTAGATCACAGTGAAGGTACTGTCTCTTAAACTAACTTTCTTATACACAGGGTCACACAGTGGGTTTAAACAATGGGACCCTCGGTAATCAGGGGCCTGAAAATCCCCTAAAGCAAGCGCACTCTATTTACTACTATGGGGCTTTTGTACAGAACAGGACTGGAAGcctcatagcagtgaatggaataCACTAGCATGCACATGTCATGGGGGACTTTCAAAACCCTGTTCTCTGGACCCCCAGTGCTTGGATGGGgaaaaggatgcaaagagctggacatgacagatctgatgaaaggtcctctttcagacCATCCCATGCTTCCAGCTCTGTAGCAGCAGTTTGGGGAGGACAAAGTTTCCCTTTGCAGTTTGACTTTGATTTTGGTGCTGAGAAGTCATTGATCTGTGTAGAAGGTATGGAATATTAATTGCACACCAGACCTTTTCATCTCCAAAATCAGTCCCTGATCTGGTTCCAAGTCTGGGACCTGGGGGGCACCTATATACATGGTCCCCTCCATTTACTACTGCGAATCACAGTGGAGGCCTTCAGCGATTCCTACAGGGGCTCCATTATGTTACAGCAGATTATAGAAATCCAGCAGTACCTGACTAACCAGACTAAATTCCGTGGTAATGTTTTCTCGTGGTATTAGTTTGTGTTTGTTTCTCTGACTACATTTTTATGTATCTTCTTAGATTCC
This region of Leptodactylus fuscus isolate aLepFus1 chromosome 8, aLepFus1.hap2, whole genome shotgun sequence genomic DNA includes:
- the TMEM237 gene encoding transmembrane protein 237, with the translated sequence MMGKRQVAPPRALPPMPRYWNNFHLYFLTFVVPKDEVPISRPKKKKSKPSGSALEDVIQDTAFKTSESKEPLTPERRKKKKKKLAEAETSFTQQNLNTSSIIQNGNGVDTQPSDEGIVRKPRRRAKKTRPAEHGFPNDLGVEEEDIIPDGQIKLSEQHPAFIVPSLISQPVGKLFVEKNRKFQAADRSGIIKTAENVDDFLDIKPTWSSMDVSLTVHRSFRIIGLFCSGFLCGYTVWNIVVIYVLAGSQLTSLPKLLEIYKDLAYPSQCFLYFLLVLSTVSAFDRIDLASFSNAFRGLITLDPSAVASFLYFVALFLALSQQMTSDRINFYTPPTQNGSLWQESTESQILQPWVVVNLVVTLLVGLAWLFLSCRPDLDHSEDSIFIPEEDDYPDMEKGVKIEA